The DNA sequence GGCGGGTTGCGGGTCAGTATCGAATTGCCCGCCAGGACGCGGCACTGAGGTGCTGCGCTCCTGCACGGGGCAGGAGCGCAGGGTGTGATCAGACGCGGAACTGGTCCATCAGCCCTTGTTGTTGATTGGCCAGACTGTTGAGCGACTGGCTGACGCGAGCCGATTCGTTGGCCTGGCCGGACAGCGATTCGGTCACATCGCGGATGGTCGCCACGTTGTTGTTGATCTCTTCGGCCACGGCGCTCTGCTCTTCGGCAGCACTGGCAATCTGCAGGTTCATGTCGGTAATGACCGTCACAGCATCGCCGATCTGGCGCAGGGCGGTGACGGCCTGGCTGACCTGCTCGACACTGCCATTGGCCTGACGATGGCTGTTGCCCATGGCGTCGACCACGACCCTGGTGCCTTCCTGCAGATGTTCGATGACCTGGCGCGTCTCTTCCACCGACTCCTGGGTGCGGCGTGCAAGGTTGCGCACTTCGTCGGCGACTACCGCAAAGCCACGCCCGGCTTCACCGGCGCGGGCGGCTTCGATAGCCGCATTGAGCGCCAGCAGGTTGGTCTGTTCGGCAATCGCACGAATCACTTCCAGTACCGAACCGATTTTCTCGCTGCTCGCGGCCAGGCCTTCGACCTGGGACATGGCGGTGCTCATGTCGGCGGCCAGGTGGTCGATGCTACTGGTGGTGCGGTCGATGACGGCCAGCCCCTGACGCGTTGCCTGGTCCGCGTCACGTGCAGCCTGGGCGGCCTGCGCGGCGCTGCGGGCGACGTCCTGGGCAGTCGCGCTCATTTCGTGGGAGGCCGTGGCCACCTGGTCGACCTGGCGATACTGTTGCTCCATGCCGGCGCTGGTCTGGCTGGCGATGGCCGCGGACTGATCGGCGGTGTTGCGGGCATCCTGAACCGAGCGTTTGACCTCGGCGATGGTCGGCTGCAGCTTGTCGAGAAAACGGTTGAACCAGCCAGCCAATTCGCCCAGCTCGTCGCGTTTGTCATAGTGCAGGCGACGGGTGAGGTCGCCCTCGCCGCTGGCGATGTCCTGCAGCATGTGCGCCACGCCCAGAATCGGTTTAGTCACGCTGCGCGCCATCAGCCAGATCAGCAGCAGGCCGATGACGGCCGCCAGCAGGCCCAGTCCCAGTTCGATCAAGGTGCCGGTGGTGTTGCGTTGGTCGAGTTCGGTTTTCAGT is a window from the Pseudomonas sp. LS1212 genome containing:
- a CDS encoding methyl-accepting chemotaxis protein; protein product: MEQQYRQVDQVATASHEMSATAQDVARSAAQAAQAARDADQATRQGLAVIDRTTSSIDHLAADMSTAMSQVEGLAASSEKIGSVLEVIRAIAEQTNLLALNAAIEAARAGEAGRGFAVVADEVRNLARRTQESVEETRQVIEHLQEGTRVVVDAMGNSHRQANGSVEQVSQAVTALRQIGDAVTVITDMNLQIASAAEEQSAVAEEINNNVATIRDVTESLSGQANESARVSQSLNSLANQQQGLMDQFRV